In a genomic window of Pedobacter sp. KBS0701:
- a CDS encoding biliverdin-producing heme oxygenase: protein MISNLLRTETAQNHKTLESLMFVNEIMNNSLSTDQYKKLLTINYIIHQKLENTLANSLDAAIAEQLGMKERLKLNALTQDLNYWNISSLTLPGLNFELFVPEINTAEVLGALYVLEGATLGGNVIKRHILANPNFKNHEDGLNYYGVYGEELSTKWKIFVSVINQHISEADYERCVNSANLTFNNLIKLSEQLA from the coding sequence ATGATTTCCAATTTATTGAGAACTGAAACTGCACAAAATCATAAAACCTTAGAATCCTTGATGTTCGTTAATGAGATTATGAACAATTCGTTAAGTACAGATCAGTATAAAAAGCTATTAACTATTAATTATATTATTCACCAAAAATTAGAGAATACACTTGCAAATAGCCTGGACGCCGCTATTGCTGAGCAATTGGGGATGAAAGAACGATTGAAGCTAAATGCTTTAACGCAAGACTTAAATTACTGGAATATCAGTAGCTTAACCTTACCAGGATTAAATTTTGAATTATTTGTGCCGGAAATAAATACGGCAGAAGTTTTAGGCGCATTATATGTGCTAGAAGGGGCAACATTGGGGGGTAACGTAATAAAAAGGCATATTCTTGCCAATCCGAATTTTAAAAACCACGAAGATGGCCTAAATTATTATGGTGTTTACGGTGAGGAGCTTAGCACAAAATGGAAAATATTTGTTTCTGTAATCAATCAGCATATCTCTGAAGCGGATTATGAACGATGTGTAAATAGTGCCAACTTAACCTTCAATAACCTGATCAAGCTCTCTGAACAATTGGCATAA
- a CDS encoding HmuY family protein yields the protein MNKLNSMIAVAFLAITFTACKKDTDEPIFIAPPSDGSTLTLSGKTAESNYTNIVYVDFSANKQTSAERKSFNIGLTSDGKFRVVLNSSYQTTATATSKTDITAVTLADPGTNVNLNHDIMDPLTVSLVDYWDGNVTKTAFAEVSATEADNKVYLLSYEGNKDKDKWFKLKVTRNGSGYKIQYARLNETVIKTMDVPKSADYNLVFVSLENNKIVQAEPAKSAWDISWSYSTFNSGLGSPYWVQDFISINNLGGVSAAMVSKKDAYSTFTEADLAGITFLSAKDVIGTSWRTSPSQAGTGGAVKSDLCYIIKDAAGNYYKLKFNSYISGDGGERGKPVIEYKLVKKG from the coding sequence ATGAATAAACTTAACTCAATGATCGCTGTGGCTTTTTTAGCAATAACATTTACAGCTTGTAAAAAAGATACCGATGAACCCATTTTTATTGCTCCACCTTCTGATGGAAGTACGTTAACACTTAGTGGCAAAACAGCAGAATCAAACTATACAAATATCGTTTATGTAGATTTTAGCGCAAATAAACAGACTTCTGCAGAGAGAAAAAGCTTCAATATCGGGTTAACTTCTGATGGTAAATTCAGAGTTGTACTTAACTCCTCCTATCAAACTACCGCAACGGCTACCTCAAAAACCGATATTACAGCTGTTACACTGGCAGATCCTGGAACAAACGTTAATTTAAATCACGACATCATGGATCCGCTTACTGTATCATTAGTTGATTATTGGGATGGAAATGTCACTAAAACAGCTTTTGCTGAAGTAAGTGCTACCGAAGCAGATAATAAAGTTTATTTATTAAGCTATGAAGGAAATAAGGATAAAGACAAGTGGTTTAAATTAAAAGTTACCCGTAACGGTTCTGGTTATAAAATTCAATATGCCCGGCTAAATGAAACTGTAATAAAAACTATGGATGTGCCTAAAAGTGCCGATTATAATCTGGTTTTTGTTTCATTAGAAAACAATAAAATTGTTCAGGCCGAACCAGCAAAAAGTGCATGGGATATTTCATGGAGTTATAGTACGTTTAACTCTGGTTTAGGGTCGCCTTATTGGGTTCAGGATTTTATTTCTATTAATAACTTAGGCGGCGTAAGTGCAGCAATGGTATCTAAAAAAGACGCTTATTCAACGTTTACAGAGGCTGATTTAGCTGGTATTACTTTTCTATCTGCAAAAGATGTGATTGGAACAAGCTGGAGAACTTCGCCTAGCCAGGCAGGTACAGGCGGTGCAGTTAAAAGTGATCTTTGTTATATTATTAAAGATGCTGCAGGTAATTATTATAAACTGAAATTCAATAGTTACATTTCTGGCGACGGTGGTGAAAGAGGTAAACCGGTTATCGAATATAAATTGGTTAAAAAAGGATAA
- a CDS encoding TonB-dependent siderophore receptor, translating to MKIYLSIALSLYGFVTVAQEIKMDTAKANDLREVVITGQYGPQTLKNSVYNVKTISAERIKLRAATNVQQILNTELGFRFSNDLTLGTTDVSLMGMTGRNIKILLDGVPMVDRSDARESLNQIDVNTIERIEIVEGPMSVIYGTDALAGVINIITKNPGKPLLSVNVRVQEETAGKEYNLLHGAGQHNQNLSISWQQKGWSVLLGASHNDFGGWNMAPKTAFLEEFNSHKNQWKPKEQWLGNTKIGYRNQNFNIWYRLDGLNEDIDSRFGINPSSFEGKLSTYTTKRYTQQLQSEWRVNDKLQVTAIGGYTDLQRSTHTVIHNFTNNTERLSVDQGEQDIAKFNSAIFRATAIYVLNQSIVFQPGIEYNRDAASGQRINGSPVINDYAAFISAEIKLTGGIRVRPGLRFIKNSIYDAPPVIPSLNTKFTLTKDLDLRLAYAKGFRSPALRELYYDFVDASHNILGNPNLKAEESNSFNGSLAWSGIHEKDLQFRSNLSAFYNLFKNRINFAQSPTNNTITSLFNVEKYKTTGGTLDNTLIYKNIQATLGVSYIGRYNDLRVSNPQLETPEFAWATEVNSNITYTLPKINGSISLFYKYTGSLPNYKLTIENDPNSVRLTKIGDFHTADLMLNKNLFKSLTINAGIKNLFNVTQLSNTSTATGGAHSIGGDVPYSYGRSYVLGLTYNWNKL from the coding sequence ATGAAGATATATTTATCAATTGCCTTATCGCTTTATGGATTTGTTACTGTGGCTCAGGAAATTAAAATGGATACAGCAAAGGCAAATGATTTGAGAGAGGTAGTAATTACGGGACAGTACGGGCCGCAGACTTTGAAAAATTCGGTATACAATGTAAAAACCATAAGTGCAGAACGGATTAAGTTAAGAGCAGCAACCAATGTACAGCAGATTTTAAATACCGAACTCGGTTTTCGTTTTAGCAATGATTTAACCTTAGGCACAACTGATGTTTCTTTAATGGGAATGACTGGCAGGAATATTAAAATTTTATTGGATGGCGTACCTATGGTAGATCGATCGGATGCCCGCGAAAGTTTAAATCAGATAGACGTTAATACCATTGAAAGGATTGAAATTGTAGAAGGCCCGATGTCTGTTATATATGGTACTGATGCTCTGGCCGGCGTAATTAATATTATAACCAAAAATCCCGGAAAGCCATTGTTAAGCGTTAATGTGCGTGTACAGGAAGAGACAGCTGGAAAAGAATATAACCTGCTCCATGGTGCGGGTCAGCATAATCAGAATCTGAGTATTAGTTGGCAGCAAAAAGGCTGGAGTGTTTTGCTTGGTGCATCACATAACGATTTCGGTGGCTGGAATATGGCTCCAAAAACAGCATTTTTAGAAGAATTTAACAGCCATAAAAATCAATGGAAGCCTAAGGAGCAATGGCTTGGTAATACTAAAATCGGTTATAGAAATCAAAATTTCAATATATGGTATCGTTTAGATGGGCTAAACGAGGATATTGATTCGCGTTTTGGAATAAATCCATCAAGTTTCGAAGGGAAGCTGTCCACGTACACGACCAAACGTTATACGCAACAATTGCAGTCCGAATGGAGGGTAAATGATAAATTACAGGTTACAGCTATAGGAGGTTACACCGATTTACAACGATCAACCCATACTGTTATCCATAATTTTACAAACAACACAGAACGATTAAGCGTGGATCAGGGCGAACAGGATATCGCAAAATTCAACTCAGCTATTTTTAGGGCCACTGCAATTTACGTATTGAATCAATCAATTGTATTTCAGCCCGGAATCGAATACAATAGAGATGCAGCCAGTGGGCAGAGAATTAACGGATCGCCGGTCATCAATGATTATGCAGCGTTTATTTCTGCCGAGATTAAACTTACCGGTGGAATAAGAGTAAGGCCAGGATTGAGGTTTATTAAAAATTCCATTTACGATGCTCCACCTGTAATTCCGTCATTAAATACCAAATTTACTTTAACAAAAGATTTAGATCTGCGTTTGGCTTATGCGAAAGGTTTTCGTTCACCTGCCTTGAGGGAATTGTATTATGATTTTGTAGATGCCAGTCATAATATTTTGGGTAATCCCAATTTAAAAGCAGAAGAATCGAATAGTTTTAATGGTTCTTTGGCATGGTCAGGCATACATGAGAAAGATTTGCAATTCCGCTCTAACCTATCGGCTTTTTATAATCTATTTAAAAACAGGATAAATTTTGCTCAGTCTCCTACAAATAACACTATAACCTCACTATTTAACGTAGAAAAATATAAAACTACTGGTGGTACATTGGATAATACCTTGATTTATAAAAATATTCAAGCTACACTGGGTGTATCATATATCGGCCGATACAATGATTTAAGGGTGAGCAATCCACAATTGGAAACTCCAGAATTTGCTTGGGCTACGGAAGTAAATTCGAATATAACTTATACGCTTCCGAAAATAAATGGGAGTATCAGCCTCTTTTATAAATATACGGGGAGCTTACCAAACTATAAACTTACTATAGAAAACGATCCCAACTCAGTAAGACTGACAAAAATTGGCGATTTCCATACTGCAGATTTAATGCTGAACAAAAATCTGTTTAAATCTTTAACCATTAATGCTGGTATTAAAAACCTTTTTAATGTTACACAACTCAGCAATACTTCAACCGCTACTGGCGGGGCGCATAGCATAGGTGGCGATGTTCCATATAGTTATGGTCGATCGTATGTACTTGGGCTAACCTATAACTGGAATAAACTTTAA
- a CDS encoding helix-turn-helix transcriptional regulator: protein MEVKLSTYPEGKIIYEHTYPDNFDGIKDVEEMVSELKTAHANLRINQKWFSGIHIAIVEIGPQEEESFSFESSQQHIGFLFCLSGTINYYNNRHQNNFLSLAKNEQDFNIGRVNSIKFNVVEKTSYLYIQLTEQYFCQVTGGEPGYEIKTTIQKSTSPEIGLILQQIIYPRHEARLKRLFLEARIFELIIAYFNQKQEKQTGIIKKNDIEKILMAKRLVEYDLQNPNSLMELSRKVGINDYKLKRGFKELTGFTVFGYLYKIRMEKAHYFLSKEKKTVNEVSFLVGYKNAQHFITAFKKQYNILPGSLNKSQ from the coding sequence ATGGAAGTTAAACTCTCTACCTATCCAGAAGGAAAAATTATTTATGAGCACACCTACCCTGATAATTTTGATGGTATTAAAGATGTAGAGGAGATGGTATCAGAGTTAAAAACAGCTCATGCCAACTTGCGTATAAACCAAAAGTGGTTTAGCGGGATTCATATTGCTATTGTAGAAATTGGCCCCCAAGAGGAAGAAAGTTTTAGCTTTGAATCTTCCCAACAGCATATTGGCTTTCTATTTTGTCTGAGCGGCACAATTAATTATTATAATAACAGGCACCAAAATAATTTTTTATCACTGGCTAAAAACGAGCAGGACTTTAATATAGGCAGGGTTAATTCGATTAAATTTAATGTAGTAGAGAAAACCAGTTATCTTTATATACAGCTCACCGAACAATATTTCTGCCAGGTAACAGGAGGAGAACCTGGCTATGAGATTAAAACAACCATCCAAAAATCCACCAGCCCGGAAATTGGTTTGATACTGCAGCAAATTATTTACCCCAGACACGAAGCTAGATTAAAGCGACTATTTTTGGAGGCCAGGATATTTGAATTGATTATTGCTTATTTTAATCAAAAACAAGAAAAACAAACAGGCATAATAAAAAAGAATGATATAGAAAAAATTCTAATGGCCAAACGATTGGTTGAGTACGATTTACAAAATCCGAATTCATTAATGGAATTATCGCGGAAGGTTGGTATTAATGATTATAAACTTAAAAGAGGTTTTAAGGAACTAACGGGATTTACTGTATTTGGCTATCTTTACAAGATCAGGATGGAAAAAGCCCATTATTTTTTATCCAAAGAAAAGAAAACTGTAAATGAAGTTTCTTTTCTTGTAGGCTATAAAAATGCACAACACTTTATTACTGCCTTTAAAAAGCAGTATAATATTTTACCAGGAAGTTTAAACAAAAGCCAGTAA
- a CDS encoding LacI family DNA-binding transcriptional regulator, giving the protein MQSKPTTIKEIARILNISPSSVSRGLHDHPSIGAVTREKIKQLAKSLNYEPNNAAILFQKGKTYTIGVILPELSEHFFSIAISAIEDEAIKKNYTVIFAQSHDHYEQEVKLVEKMKNQRVDGLLVSISKDTSKFDHFEKLNSFNIPVVFFDRIPPLKNVHYVACSLESATVKAVNYLLKKGHRSIGMINGPNTLYASEERRDGYIQAITFNRLKFDPSLVVNCDLTEQGTIEAAEQFLNHKRKPTAIVAFNDYVALFLIRYFKKLNVINDFDIVSYANLPIISYLDNSPVASVEQYPYLQGQKAANILLDLIHSPNSENQAYYNTIVESDLIINEVKE; this is encoded by the coding sequence ATGCAGTCGAAACCAACAACCATCAAAGAAATAGCCAGAATCTTAAACATTTCTCCATCCAGTGTTTCCAGGGGATTGCACGATCATCCGAGCATTGGAGCGGTTACGAGAGAGAAAATTAAGCAGCTGGCGAAGTCGCTAAACTATGAGCCCAATAATGCAGCTATTCTTTTTCAAAAAGGGAAAACGTATACTATTGGTGTAATTTTACCAGAACTGTCAGAACACTTTTTCTCCATCGCTATTTCTGCAATTGAAGATGAAGCTATTAAGAAAAACTATACGGTAATTTTTGCGCAATCACACGATCATTATGAGCAGGAAGTAAAGCTCGTTGAGAAAATGAAAAATCAACGGGTAGATGGCTTATTGGTTTCCATCAGTAAGGACACTTCTAAATTTGATCATTTCGAAAAGCTTAATTCATTTAATATACCAGTTGTATTTTTTGACCGGATACCGCCATTAAAAAACGTGCATTATGTTGCTTGTAGCCTGGAAAGTGCAACAGTAAAAGCTGTAAACTATCTATTGAAAAAGGGACACAGAAGTATTGGAATGATTAACGGCCCTAATACTTTATATGCGAGTGAGGAGCGCAGGGATGGTTACATACAGGCAATTACTTTTAACCGGTTAAAATTCGATCCATCCTTAGTAGTAAACTGTGATTTAACCGAACAAGGTACAATAGAAGCTGCCGAACAGTTTTTAAACCACAAAAGAAAACCAACGGCTATCGTTGCTTTTAATGATTATGTAGCGCTGTTTCTGATCAGATACTTTAAAAAGTTAAATGTAATTAATGATTTTGATATAGTGAGTTACGCAAATTTGCCTATTATCAGCTACTTAGATAATTCACCTGTAGCTTCAGTAGAGCAATATCCATATTTGCAGGGACAGAAAGCCGCCAATATCCTGTTAGATCTTATTCATAGTCCTAATTCTGAAAACCAGGCCTATTACAATACCATCGTAGAGTCTGATCTGATTATAAATGAAGTAAAAGAATAA
- a CDS encoding MBL fold metallo-hydrolase, translating into MIALYIVLVLFITFLVITNLPVFGRLPKGLRLEKIRHLANYHDGALQNQSLTPMQPEGISFFKVLNAFLFEKHPNKAPDKALPYISPDLNGTPKSDSPEIIWFGHSSYLIKIADLRILVDPIFSKTPSPFSFIGSKAFLGTDVLKAEEFKNIDILIITHDHYDHLDYSSILKISPEVKTIVTSLGIGSHLERWGIKKENINELSWNESITLFNKLQLTAVPARHFTGRKFKRNQTLWSAFVLKTTNYQLFLGGDSGYDTHFAKIGEEFGPFDLALLECGQYNAYWPYIHMFPEETVQAAIDLKAKVLMPVHWGKFSLAMHPWNEPIKRVVLAAAEKQLPLVTPKLGETVILNEYLPTENWWLTE; encoded by the coding sequence ATGATAGCCTTATATATTGTACTCGTTCTCTTCATCACATTTTTAGTCATTACGAATCTTCCGGTTTTTGGGCGTTTACCAAAAGGATTACGGCTGGAAAAAATCCGCCACCTAGCTAATTATCATGATGGTGCCTTGCAAAACCAGTCCTTAACGCCAATGCAACCTGAGGGTATTAGCTTTTTTAAGGTGTTAAACGCATTCCTTTTTGAAAAACACCCGAATAAGGCTCCTGATAAAGCGCTTCCTTATATTTCACCCGACTTAAATGGCACTCCTAAAAGTGATTCTCCCGAAATTATCTGGTTTGGACATTCCTCTTACCTGATCAAAATAGCTGATTTAAGAATTCTGGTTGATCCTATATTTAGCAAAACTCCCTCTCCATTTTCATTTATCGGAAGTAAGGCTTTTTTGGGCACCGATGTACTAAAAGCAGAAGAATTTAAAAATATCGATATCCTGATCATCACACATGATCATTATGATCACCTTGATTATAGTAGTATTTTAAAAATTTCGCCAGAAGTTAAAACCATCGTCACTTCGCTTGGAATAGGTTCACATCTGGAGCGATGGGGAATTAAGAAAGAAAACATAAATGAACTGAGCTGGAACGAATCAATAACATTGTTTAACAAATTGCAATTAACAGCTGTTCCGGCGAGACATTTTACCGGGAGAAAGTTTAAAAGGAATCAAACGCTTTGGTCAGCCTTTGTACTGAAAACTACAAACTACCAGCTATTTTTGGGTGGCGATTCCGGATATGATACACACTTCGCTAAAATAGGTGAGGAGTTTGGTCCCTTTGATTTAGCCTTACTCGAGTGTGGACAATACAACGCCTATTGGCCATACATCCATATGTTTCCAGAAGAAACCGTACAGGCCGCAATTGATTTAAAAGCAAAAGTTTTAATGCCTGTACATTGGGGTAAATTTAGCTTAGCCATGCATCCCTGGAATGAACCTATTAAAAGAGTTGTTTTAGCAGCAGCAGAGAAGCAGCTTCCCTTAGTTACTCCAAAATTGGGCGAAACCGTAATCTTAAACGAATATTTGCCTACGGAAAATTGGTGGCTGACAGAATAA
- the miaA gene encoding tRNA (adenosine(37)-N6)-dimethylallyltransferase MiaA: MDQHNLIIILGATASGKTRLAVSIADALNGEIISADSRQIFKGMDVGTGKDLQEYHINGKTIPYHLIDILTPGERYHVDAFKNDFYQAFESITKKNKIPILCGGTGMYIHSLLQNQTFTAVPVNQQLRDQLNLLSKEELILKLQNDKSQETGHVDLSSKKRLIRALEIADYLKHHTLETVDRPEIKPIIFGLKNEVEVTRAKILARLNERFNAGLIEEVAQLLKEGISKEILVFYGLEYKFIVNYLDGLLTFEELKLRLGTAICRYAKRQNTFFRKMEKDNVEIIWLDASASTNLLKQLILEKVSVASN, encoded by the coding sequence ATGGATCAGCATAACCTCATTATCATTTTAGGCGCAACTGCCTCTGGCAAAACCAGGCTGGCCGTAAGCATAGCAGATGCTTTAAATGGAGAAATCATTAGTGCCGATAGCCGTCAGATATTTAAAGGAATGGATGTTGGCACAGGAAAAGACTTGCAAGAATATCATATAAACGGCAAAACCATCCCTTATCATTTAATCGATATTTTAACACCTGGCGAGCGTTATCATGTAGATGCTTTTAAAAATGATTTCTATCAGGCCTTTGAATCTATAACAAAAAAAAACAAAATCCCTATCCTTTGTGGTGGAACAGGAATGTATATCCATAGCCTTCTGCAAAATCAAACATTTACTGCTGTTCCCGTAAATCAACAGTTGAGAGATCAACTAAATTTATTATCGAAAGAGGAATTGATTTTAAAATTGCAAAATGATAAAAGCCAGGAAACCGGCCATGTTGATCTATCCTCTAAAAAGAGATTAATCCGCGCATTAGAAATAGCAGATTATTTAAAACATCATACACTGGAAACAGTAGATCGCCCGGAAATTAAACCGATTATTTTTGGATTGAAGAATGAAGTAGAGGTGACCAGAGCTAAAATTTTAGCCAGATTAAACGAAAGATTCAATGCAGGCTTAATTGAAGAAGTAGCACAATTACTTAAAGAGGGCATTAGTAAAGAAATACTGGTTTTCTACGGACTGGAATATAAATTCATTGTGAATTACCTGGATGGATTATTAACTTTTGAAGAATTAAAGCTGAGACTTGGTACTGCTATTTGCCGATATGCCAAAAGACAAAATACTTTTTTCAGGAAAATGGAAAAGGACAATGTGGAGATTATCTGGCTGGATGCATCTGCATCAACAAACCTGTTAAAACAGTTAATACTTGAAAAGGTTTCAGTTGCTTCAAATTAA
- a CDS encoding porin family protein — MKTATKLFATTLTALAILTTSNLKAQTMGSTEPMTTGSGMAFKIGVGVNAGLFPDRSEMDYGYGADVKLQYDLSPYVAVTASGGYTRLKWKGSPLKFEFIPVMGGVRVFPIERMYLATELGSGLAIKEGANMNFIYTGGLGYEWKNGLDLGVKYEGYVNNSASDLYFMKTGQFNLRLAYNFKL, encoded by the coding sequence ATGAAAACAGCTACTAAACTTTTTGCAACGACTTTAACGGCTCTTGCAATTTTAACCACTTCTAATTTAAAAGCGCAAACAATGGGTTCCACCGAGCCAATGACTACCGGAAGCGGAATGGCTTTCAAAATCGGCGTAGGTGTAAATGCTGGATTATTTCCAGATCGTTCGGAAATGGATTATGGTTATGGTGCAGATGTAAAACTTCAGTATGATTTAAGCCCGTATGTAGCTGTTACAGCTTCCGGCGGTTATACCCGTTTAAAATGGAAAGGCAGCCCGCTAAAATTCGAATTTATTCCGGTAATGGGTGGTGTGAGGGTATTCCCAATTGAAAGAATGTATCTTGCTACCGAACTTGGTTCAGGTTTAGCCATAAAAGAGGGTGCCAACATGAACTTTATTTATACCGGTGGTTTAGGTTACGAATGGAAAAACGGTCTTGATCTTGGCGTAAAATATGAGGGGTATGTAAATAACAGCGCTTCCGATCTTTACTTCATGAAAACCGGACAATTTAACCTGAGACTGGCTTATAATTTTAAATTATAA
- a CDS encoding DUF3347 domain-containing protein has product MKRIFGLVILTALMACNQTDKKSAKTKDSIKTDSASVKNEVSIKDKQKSQIFNQYVDLKNALVKSDSASAQKSAATLQTSLAAYKGCEPTAAVSGKIAASKNLASQRKEFTVLSADLIALLKNAEIEKGTIYVQHCPMANKGDGGDWLSTEKEIKNPYYGNEMLECGRVAEEIKAK; this is encoded by the coding sequence ATGAAAAGAATATTCGGACTAGTAATACTTACCGCTTTAATGGCCTGTAACCAGACAGACAAAAAATCTGCAAAAACTAAAGATTCAATAAAAACAGATTCGGCATCGGTTAAAAATGAGGTTTCTATAAAAGACAAGCAAAAATCTCAAATCTTTAACCAATATGTAGATTTAAAAAATGCACTCGTAAAATCAGATTCTGCCAGTGCACAAAAATCGGCAGCAACGTTACAAACGAGTTTGGCTGCCTATAAAGGTTGCGAGCCTACTGCAGCTGTTTCAGGAAAAATCGCTGCAAGCAAGAATCTCGCTTCGCAAAGAAAAGAATTCACTGTTTTAAGTGCCGATTTAATCGCCTTGCTTAAAAATGCAGAAATAGAAAAAGGCACGATATATGTTCAACATTGCCCTATGGCGAATAAGGGAGACGGAGGTGATTGGTTATCAACCGAAAAGGAAATTAAAAATCCTTACTATGGTAACGAGATGTTAGAATGTGGTAGAGTTGCCGAAGAGATTAAGGCAAAATAA
- a CDS encoding citrate synthase — protein MSDIAEIKVDGKTVELPVITGTEDEKAIDISKLRDLTGFVTLDTGFKNTGSTKSKITFLDGEKGILKYRGYSIEELAAKSSFLEVIYLIIYGDLPTQTQLEGLQAEISKHTLIHEDMKKFFDGYPSRSHPMGQLGSLIFSLSTFYPECLKPNQTAEEQDLTIIKLLAKFPTIVSFVYKKSLGHPLIYPKNKYDYVTNFLWMTFGQRTEDYDVNPIVVNAMNKLLILHADHEQNCSASTVRIVGSSDCNLYASIAAGIAALWGPLHGGANQAVIDMLELIKADGGDTEKWIAKAKDKNDPFRMMGFGHRVYKNFDPRAKIIKKACDDILENLGIDDPILEIAKKLEEAALTDQYFIDRKLYPNVDFYSGIIYRALGFPSEMFTVLFALGRLPGWIAQWKEMHENKEPIGRPRQIYVGETDREFVEIKDRK, from the coding sequence ATGTCAGATATTGCAGAGATAAAAGTTGATGGTAAGACAGTAGAATTGCCAGTAATTACAGGAACAGAAGATGAAAAGGCCATTGATATTTCGAAATTAAGAGATCTAACAGGCTTTGTAACTTTAGATACTGGTTTTAAAAATACTGGTTCTACAAAAAGTAAAATCACTTTTTTAGATGGTGAAAAAGGCATTTTAAAATACAGGGGATATTCTATTGAAGAGCTTGCGGCAAAATCGAGTTTTTTAGAGGTTATTTATCTGATTATCTATGGTGATCTTCCTACGCAAACTCAATTAGAAGGACTGCAGGCCGAAATCAGTAAACATACACTCATACATGAGGATATGAAGAAATTTTTTGATGGTTATCCATCAAGATCTCATCCAATGGGTCAGTTAGGCTCCCTGATCTTCTCATTGTCTACATTCTATCCTGAGTGCTTAAAGCCAAATCAAACCGCAGAAGAACAAGATTTAACCATCATCAAACTTTTGGCTAAATTTCCAACCATTGTTTCTTTCGTTTATAAAAAATCATTAGGTCATCCACTGATTTATCCAAAAAATAAATACGATTATGTAACCAATTTTCTTTGGATGACATTTGGACAACGTACCGAAGATTACGACGTAAATCCGATTGTGGTTAATGCCATGAATAAATTGCTTATTTTACATGCAGATCACGAGCAAAACTGTTCAGCATCAACCGTTCGTATTGTAGGTTCTTCTGATTGTAATTTATATGCTTCAATTGCTGCCGGTATTGCGGCACTATGGGGTCCACTGCACGGCGGTGCTAACCAGGCGGTGATCGACATGTTAGAGTTGATTAAAGCTGATGGCGGTGATACAGAGAAATGGATTGCAAAAGCGAAAGATAAAAATGATCCATTCCGCATGATGGGCTTTGGGCACAGGGTTTACAAAAACTTCGATCCAAGAGCTAAAATTATTAAAAAAGCTTGTGATGATATTTTAGAAAACCTGGGCATTGATGATCCGATTTTAGAAATTGCTAAAAAATTAGAAGAAGCGGCTTTAACCGATCAATACTTTATCGACCGTAAGTTATATCCGAATGTAGATTTTTATTCAGGTATTATTTACCGCGCATTAGGCTTCCCATCCGAAATGTTTACTGTTCTATTTGCTTTAGGGCGTTTACCAGGATGGATTGCACAATGGAAAGAAATGCACGAAAACAAAGAACCGATAGGTCGTCCACGTCAGATTTATGTAGGCGAAACTGACAGAGAATTTGTTGAGATTAAAGACAGAAAATAA